One genomic segment of Paenibacillus sp. FSL H8-0332 includes these proteins:
- a CDS encoding toll/interleukin-1 receptor domain-containing protein: MSTVPDKVFISYSWSSPEHKAWVIELATNLERDGIEVILDDWDTTEGQDLNKFMEKMVNDSDIKRVLVISDKIYAEKADGRYGGVGTETTIASIEVYKDSDQSKFIALIAEVDDNGNAYLPTYLKGKKYIDMSSPQNFEEGYRKLIRNLYHKPENPRPERGTAPKWLMHDEKKNLSNSSTHLNILKKIADSRPNKLDNAFNQFLSAFLNDYKSYSTRFESNTELDRIAFECFESMIELRDIYVEGIETYFNYADEIKVKYIINLLEDIYPLIYTRDETQSSFFESQFDHMKLFVMEIILYTVAVLIEYERYKELETLLKNHYFVIDRSSREIHGPVCIFQFHPDTLSNYMRRQNEWISPIGELLTKRTTIPKYSNAQIIQADLLIYVLLYFYNLSDEYFQWDLYMGPYIRENTVPFFRKLRKKSHFNDVQELFGVENATQMSEKMNALIEYTNKNYRNHSRSGIHRLAAVLVPNEINKY; encoded by the coding sequence ATGTCGACAGTACCAGACAAAGTATTTATTTCATACTCCTGGAGTTCACCAGAACACAAAGCTTGGGTGATTGAACTAGCAACAAACTTAGAAAGAGATGGGATAGAAGTTATTTTGGATGATTGGGATACAACGGAAGGGCAAGATCTCAATAAATTTATGGAGAAGATGGTAAATGATTCTGACATAAAAAGGGTGTTGGTAATTAGTGATAAAATTTATGCTGAGAAAGCAGACGGCAGATATGGTGGGGTTGGTACAGAAACAACAATTGCTTCTATAGAAGTATACAAAGATTCAGACCAGAGTAAATTCATCGCTCTTATCGCAGAAGTTGATGATAATGGAAATGCATATTTACCTACTTATTTGAAAGGAAAAAAATACATAGATATGTCCTCTCCACAAAATTTTGAAGAAGGATATAGAAAACTTATAAGAAATTTATATCATAAGCCAGAAAATCCTAGACCAGAAAGGGGGACGGCTCCTAAATGGCTTATGCATGATGAAAAAAAAAACCTAAGTAACAGTAGTACCCATTTAAATATACTAAAAAAGATTGCTGATTCAAGACCAAATAAATTAGACAATGCATTCAATCAATTTCTCTCAGCATTTCTTAACGATTATAAATCATATTCTACAAGATTTGAATCAAATACAGAATTAGATAGAATAGCATTTGAGTGTTTCGAATCAATGATTGAGTTGAGAGATATATATGTTGAGGGTATAGAGACCTATTTTAATTATGCTGATGAGATTAAAGTAAAATACATAATAAATTTATTAGAAGATATATATCCTTTAATTTATACAAGAGATGAGACACAAAGTTCTTTTTTTGAATCACAGTTTGATCATATGAAGCTCTTTGTTATGGAAATAATACTATATACTGTAGCAGTTTTAATAGAATATGAGCGATATAAGGAATTAGAAACTCTCCTTAAGAATCATTATTTTGTTATAGACAGATCTTCGAGAGAAATTCATGGACCCGTGTGCATTTTTCAATTTCATCCTGATACTCTTTCTAATTATATGCGGAGACAAAATGAATGGATTTCTCCAATAGGGGAATTATTAACAAAGCGAACTACTATACCAAAGTATTCTAATGCACAAATAATACAAGCAGATTTATTAATTTATGTATTATTGTATTTCTACAATCTCAGTGATGAGTATTTTCAGTGGGATCTTTATATGGGCCCATATATTAGAGAGAATACAGTGCCTTTTTTCAGGAAATTACGGAAGAAGAGTCACTTTAATGATGTACAAGAACTTTTTGGTGTGGAAAATGCTACTCAGATGAGTGAAAAAATGAACGCTTTAATAGAATATACCAATAAAAATTATAGAAATCATTCTAGATCAGGTATACATAGATTAGCGGCTGTTCTTGTTCCTAACGAAATAAATAAATATTAA
- a CDS encoding LysR substrate-binding domain-containing protein, protein MMLESLVVYVTVVEQRNFSRAAELLHLSQPGVSLQIRNLEKELGVKLMNRSPKWVKLTEAGELFYRRAKEMLNLYESVKLDLARLHDTVSGSLHIGASFTIGEYVLPRLFSSFAKQYPDVDMGMTIANSTEIVAALRENKIEVGLIEGSIEGPDLQVVPFMRDELIIVAAESHPLVRSGGTEIALLQDQIWVLREGGSGTRSFSNRFFEHAELRIKRSYEINSSQGVKEAVAAGLGIAILSKWVVRREIETGQLMEISVPGLSLERDFSIVRLTGHIPSRANEVFVERLVKLDSTF, encoded by the coding sequence ATCATGCTTGAATCCTTGGTAGTCTATGTAACGGTTGTGGAGCAGCGGAACTTTTCCAGGGCGGCAGAGCTTCTGCATCTGTCACAGCCTGGAGTCAGTCTGCAGATCCGTAATCTGGAGAAGGAACTCGGCGTAAAGCTCATGAACCGTTCGCCCAAATGGGTGAAGTTGACGGAAGCGGGAGAACTCTTCTATAGACGGGCGAAGGAAATGCTGAATCTCTATGAGTCCGTGAAGCTGGATCTGGCCCGGCTGCATGATACCGTCAGCGGAAGCTTACATATCGGGGCAAGCTTTACGATTGGCGAATATGTGTTGCCCCGGCTGTTCTCATCCTTCGCCAAGCAATATCCTGACGTGGACATGGGTATGACGATTGCCAATTCCACGGAGATTGTTGCGGCCTTACGGGAGAATAAGATTGAAGTGGGGCTGATCGAAGGGAGTATCGAGGGGCCGGATCTTCAGGTTGTCCCTTTTATGAGAGATGAGTTAATCATTGTCGCTGCAGAGAGTCACCCGCTCGTGAGATCGGGGGGCACGGAGATTGCCTTACTCCAGGATCAGATATGGGTGCTGCGGGAAGGGGGTTCAGGAACACGTTCGTTCAGCAACCGCTTTTTTGAACATGCAGAGTTAAGGATTAAGCGCTCTTATGAGATCAACAGCAGTCAGGGGGTGAAGGAGGCTGTGGCTGCCGGACTGGGCATTGCAATTCTTTCGAAGTGGGTGGTCCGCAGGGAGATTGAGACCGGTCAGCTCATGGAGATTTCGGTGCCGGGCCTGAGCCTGGAAAGAGACTTCTCGATTGTGCGGCTCACCGGTCATATTCCCAGCAGAGCAAATGAGGTGTTCGTGGAGAGATTGGTTAAGCTGGATAGTACATTTTAA
- a CDS encoding YeiH family protein, producing the protein MEEKKKLGFALGIALPLMLALFAKYVSIFPFLSIMGQLVIAILLGMIWRATLGVPSYLTPGISFTSKKLLRYGIILLGMRLSLKDILQAGPKVLLIALVCIGFTICTVLVLARLFKVENRLGLLTACGTAICGAAAVVAIAPQLKASDEETAISAATVAILGTLFTLAYTLLYPFLNLTPLGYGIFSGATLHEIAHVIAATGPAGKQAVDLAVIVKLTRVTMLVPIAILIGIWANRKERQANPETGPSNWRSVPVPWFILGFLLMSTVNTLQIIPEEFTDKLVLVAYFLMAMAMAGLGLNVDLAAFRRMGLKAFGAGLIGSILLSGLGFLLVKVLNLG; encoded by the coding sequence ATGGAGGAAAAGAAAAAACTGGGGTTTGCGCTCGGTATCGCTTTGCCTCTAATGCTGGCCCTGTTCGCCAAATACGTATCTATCTTCCCCTTCTTGAGCATTATGGGGCAATTAGTAATAGCCATCCTGCTCGGAATGATCTGGAGAGCAACGCTAGGCGTTCCAAGTTATTTAACACCCGGCATCTCCTTTACCTCCAAAAAGCTCCTGCGGTATGGCATCATTTTGCTGGGCATGCGGCTTAGCCTGAAGGATATCCTTCAGGCTGGCCCCAAGGTGCTGCTGATCGCCTTGGTTTGTATTGGGTTCACAATCTGTACGGTGCTTGTGCTTGCGAGACTGTTCAAGGTAGAAAACAGACTGGGACTGCTGACGGCCTGCGGCACGGCGATCTGCGGAGCGGCAGCGGTAGTAGCCATCGCTCCGCAGCTCAAAGCAAGTGACGAGGAGACGGCGATCAGCGCGGCAACCGTTGCGATTTTAGGCACCCTTTTTACACTGGCGTATACCCTGCTCTACCCTTTCCTTAACTTGACTCCACTGGGCTACGGCATCTTCTCAGGGGCCACCCTCCATGAAATTGCTCATGTCATTGCAGCAACCGGGCCAGCCGGCAAGCAGGCGGTTGATCTGGCAGTCATCGTCAAATTAACGCGTGTCACCATGCTGGTGCCGATTGCTATACTCATCGGAATCTGGGCCAACCGCAAGGAGCGGCAGGCGAACCCGGAGACCGGACCATCCAATTGGAGATCTGTACCGGTTCCTTGGTTCATCCTGGGGTTCCTGCTAATGAGCACCGTCAATACTCTGCAGATCATCCCTGAAGAATTCACGGATAAGCTTGTACTCGTTGCGTACTTCCTCATGGCAATGGCTATGGCGGGACTCGGCCTGAACGTAGATTTGGCTGCTTTTAGACGCATGGGCCTCAAGGCCTTCGGAGCCGGCTTGATCGGATCAATACTTCTGTCCGGGTTAGGCTTCCTGCTGGTGAAGGTTTTGAACTTGGGTTGA
- a CDS encoding ABC transporter ATP-binding protein encodes MNNINYGRTIKRLLAYFKLFKFRTALALLLVLVSSAVSVASATFLRLLIDDFITPLLGDQHPVFDALFQALAILAVIYAAGVLSTFISKRLMITISQLIMKRIRDHLFAHMQKLPIKYFDRKEHGDIMSHYTNDVDTLNMMLTDGLPQLLSTVVTVIVVLGTMLYLDVPLTIVVVLGALVMLWITKKVGGKATHHFFEQQESIGALDGYIEEMIHGQKVVQVFGREERSIEQFAQLNHELFENSTTANKYSNILMPVNANLATLIYVLVAIAGGAMSISGWNEGLTLGSIAAFLSLSRNFTMPIAEISSQINMFVVALAGAQRIFNLMDEQPEEDEGRVTLEQDKQGSGWAWRLEDGSAVRLAGKVELKDVCFTYDGKKQVLQEITLYAKPGQKLAFVGATGAGKTTVANLLNRFYDITQGEIIYDGINIQRIRKADLRRSLGIVLQDTHLFSGTVADNIRYGRLEATDEEVMQAAKLSYASSFIERLPDGYQTQLDGNGNGLSQGQSQLLAIARSAIANPPVMILDEATSSIDTRTEALVQKGMDNLMDHRTVFVIAHRLSTVRNSDAIMVMDKGQIMERGDHGELILRKGIYYQLYTGAFEWD; translated from the coding sequence ATGAACAACATTAATTATGGCAGAACGATTAAGCGGCTTCTGGCCTACTTCAAGCTCTTCAAGTTCAGAACCGCGCTAGCCCTCCTGCTGGTGCTGGTAAGTTCTGCGGTATCTGTAGCTTCCGCTACGTTCCTGAGACTGCTCATCGATGACTTCATCACGCCGCTGCTTGGCGATCAGCATCCGGTATTCGACGCCTTGTTCCAGGCACTAGCCATTCTAGCTGTCATTTATGCCGCCGGTGTCCTCAGCACATTTATCTCCAAGCGGCTGATGATTACAATCTCACAGCTCATTATGAAAAGAATCCGTGACCATCTGTTTGCTCATATGCAGAAGCTGCCGATTAAGTACTTCGACCGCAAGGAGCACGGTGACATTATGAGTCACTACACGAATGACGTAGATACACTGAATATGATGCTTACAGACGGATTGCCGCAATTGCTGTCTACGGTTGTGACGGTCATAGTGGTGCTGGGCACGATGCTGTATCTGGATGTCCCGCTGACGATTGTAGTGGTATTAGGCGCATTGGTGATGCTATGGATTACCAAGAAAGTAGGGGGAAAAGCGACACACCACTTTTTCGAGCAGCAGGAATCTATCGGCGCACTAGACGGATATATCGAAGAAATGATTCACGGGCAAAAGGTAGTGCAGGTATTCGGCCGTGAAGAGCGATCCATCGAGCAGTTCGCACAGCTGAATCATGAACTATTTGAGAATTCCACGACAGCCAACAAGTATTCCAACATTCTGATGCCGGTGAATGCCAATCTGGCTACCTTAATCTATGTGCTGGTGGCAATAGCGGGTGGGGCCATGTCGATATCCGGCTGGAATGAAGGCTTGACGCTGGGAAGTATTGCGGCGTTCCTGAGCCTGTCCCGTAACTTCACGATGCCGATTGCTGAAATCTCCTCCCAGATCAATATGTTCGTGGTGGCGCTTGCGGGCGCACAGCGGATCTTCAACCTGATGGATGAACAGCCGGAAGAGGACGAGGGACGTGTGACCCTGGAGCAAGATAAGCAGGGCTCAGGATGGGCATGGAGGCTGGAGGACGGCTCTGCCGTAAGGCTTGCCGGGAAGGTGGAGTTGAAGGATGTGTGCTTCACGTATGACGGGAAGAAGCAGGTGCTGCAGGAGATTACTTTATATGCGAAGCCTGGGCAAAAGCTTGCTTTTGTAGGCGCTACAGGGGCCGGAAAAACGACCGTGGCCAACCTGCTGAACCGCTTCTACGATATCACGCAAGGCGAGATCATCTATGACGGCATCAATATACAGCGTATCCGCAAAGCGGACCTGCGCCGGTCGCTTGGTATCGTTCTGCAAGACACGCATCTGTTCTCCGGCACGGTGGCCGATAATATCCGCTATGGACGGCTGGAAGCCACTGACGAGGAGGTTATGCAGGCCGCCAAGCTGTCCTATGCCTCGAGCTTCATCGAACGCTTGCCGGACGGATACCAGACTCAGCTGGATGGGAACGGGAATGGGCTGTCACAGGGCCAAAGCCAGCTGCTGGCGATTGCCAGGTCAGCCATTGCCAATCCGCCGGTGATGATTCTCGATGAAGCAACCTCATCCATCGATACCCGGACGGAAGCGCTGGTACAGAAGGGGATGGATAATCTAATGGATCACAGAACCGTGTTCGTCATCGCCCACCGCCTGTCCACCGTAAGGAATTCCGATGCCATCATGGTGATGGACAAGGGCCAGATCATGGAGCGCGGGGATCACGGAGAGTTGATCTTACGGAAAGGCATTTACTATCAGCTGTATACAGGAGCGTTTGAATGGGATTGA
- a CDS encoding ABC transporter ATP-binding protein: MIRKLLQSVREYKKDTWLTPIFLLGEVAMEVLIPLLMAELIDQGITGGQMNQIVKYGLILILFALVSMVFGALAGKHSATAMSGFGRNLREDLFRHVQRLSFSNMDKFSTSGIVTRLTTDITHVQNAFLMIIRIAFRSPVMIIFATIMTYRISPTIAGWFVIVIPLLAAGMMLILKFAFPVFERAFDSYDALNKVVQENVRGIRVVKSYVREEHEVSKFQEVSQRIFAQMAKAERILAYELPLMQVVLYSVMLIISWIGAKLVVGGNMTTGELTGVFAYSMQILMSLMTLGIVIVMVAIARASAGRIHDLLDEQPDITSPGSPVTELHTGEVEFRNVSFRYSSKAKKDALSGINLHIRSGQTIGIIGGSGSAKSTLVQLIPRLYDVTEGEVLVSGTNVKDYDLHMLRSQVAMVLQKNVLFGGSIKDNLRWGNEAATDEELIDACKAAQAHEFITAFPDRYDTRLDQGGTNVSGGQKQRLCIARALLKKPKILILDDSTSAVDTRTDALIRTVFKESIPDTTKIIIAQRIASVEDADQIIVLDDGELADIGTHQELLSRSTIYQEAYNTQTKGEEAQHEQH; encoded by the coding sequence ATGATCAGGAAGTTATTGCAAAGTGTGCGGGAGTATAAGAAGGATACATGGCTGACCCCTATATTTTTGCTTGGAGAGGTTGCCATGGAGGTGCTGATTCCCTTGCTCATGGCTGAATTAATTGATCAGGGTATTACCGGGGGACAGATGAACCAGATCGTGAAGTATGGACTGATCCTGATCCTGTTCGCTCTGGTCTCCATGGTATTCGGCGCACTTGCCGGTAAACACTCGGCCACCGCGATGTCTGGCTTCGGACGAAATCTGCGGGAAGACCTGTTCCGTCATGTGCAGCGGCTGTCTTTTTCCAATATGGATAAATTCTCGACCTCAGGAATTGTCACCCGGCTGACCACGGATATAACGCATGTGCAGAATGCATTTCTTATGATTATTCGCATTGCGTTCCGCAGCCCGGTGATGATTATTTTTGCAACGATTATGACCTACAGGATCAGTCCTACCATCGCGGGGTGGTTTGTAATCGTTATTCCTTTGCTTGCGGCAGGGATGATGCTTATTTTGAAGTTTGCCTTCCCGGTCTTTGAACGTGCCTTCGACAGCTACGACGCTCTGAACAAGGTTGTTCAGGAGAATGTCCGAGGAATTCGGGTGGTCAAATCCTATGTGCGGGAGGAGCATGAGGTATCCAAGTTTCAGGAAGTATCGCAGAGGATTTTTGCGCAGATGGCAAAAGCAGAACGTATCTTGGCCTATGAGCTGCCTCTTATGCAGGTGGTTCTGTATAGCGTGATGCTGATCATCTCCTGGATCGGAGCCAAGCTCGTGGTGGGCGGCAACATGACGACCGGAGAGCTGACAGGCGTATTCGCTTACTCCATGCAAATTCTGATGAGCCTGATGACGCTGGGGATCGTGATCGTGATGGTGGCGATTGCCCGCGCTTCTGCCGGACGTATCCATGACCTGCTGGATGAACAGCCGGACATCACAAGTCCGGGTTCCCCGGTAACTGAACTGCATACAGGCGAGGTGGAGTTCCGTAACGTGTCCTTCCGTTACTCCAGTAAGGCCAAGAAGGATGCATTATCCGGGATCAACCTGCATATTCGCTCGGGACAGACGATTGGCATTATCGGCGGGTCGGGCAGTGCCAAGTCCACATTGGTGCAGCTCATTCCGCGTCTCTATGATGTCACCGAAGGCGAGGTGCTCGTTAGCGGAACGAATGTGAAGGACTATGATCTGCATATGCTGCGGAGTCAGGTCGCTATGGTGCTGCAGAAAAATGTACTGTTCGGCGGCTCCATCAAGGACAATCTGCGCTGGGGGAATGAAGCGGCTACCGACGAAGAGCTGATCGACGCCTGCAAGGCTGCACAGGCCCATGAGTTCATCACGGCCTTCCCTGACAGATATGATACCCGGCTGGATCAAGGGGGGACGAATGTATCCGGCGGGCAGAAGCAGCGGTTATGTATTGCCAGAGCTTTGCTGAAGAAGCCCAAAATCCTGATTCTGGATGATTCGACCAGCGCAGTGGATACACGCACAGATGCACTAATCCGGACCGTGTTCAAGGAGAGTATTCCGGATACGACCAAGATCATTATTGCCCAGCGGATCGCGTCTGTGGAAGATGCAGATCAGATTATTGTGCTGGATGACGGGGAGCTGGCGGATATCGGGACGCATCAGGAGCTTTTGAGCCGGAGTACGATCTATCAGGAAGCTTACAACACACAGACGAAGGGAGAGGAAGCGCAGCATGAACAACATTAA
- a CDS encoding MerR family transcriptional regulator → MAMLKNDLMSISAFSKLSRVPRKTLIFYDQIDLFKPAFVADNGYRYYIRSQLDTIGVIYIFKELGMSLEDIRAYLEHRSPLSTLELLRKQEEVVQQQIAKLNLAKEMMLQRAENIEHSLNVDTSRMVVVHQERKPILRSCRVHESRRELNEELWDDFQERLHKENAPAGYPGGAIICKEDLLRRDGDMISYMFSFITTQHHEQEYMPEGYYLVSYTRADYEDTEKIYPQIFDYIDKNHYVIKGDAYEEFLLDEIVMKRPEDYLVRVMVHIEEPAKS, encoded by the coding sequence ATGGCTATGCTTAAGAATGATTTGATGTCCATTAGCGCCTTTTCCAAGCTGTCCCGTGTTCCGCGCAAAACGCTCATTTTCTATGATCAGATTGATCTATTCAAGCCCGCCTTCGTAGCTGACAACGGCTACCGGTATTACATCCGCAGCCAGCTCGATACGATTGGCGTGATCTATATTTTCAAGGAGCTGGGTATGTCGCTGGAGGATATCCGGGCGTATCTGGAGCACCGTTCTCCTCTTAGTACCCTGGAGCTTCTGCGAAAGCAGGAGGAGGTAGTTCAGCAGCAGATCGCGAAGCTCAACCTGGCCAAGGAAATGATGCTCCAGCGCGCGGAGAATATCGAGCATTCTCTGAATGTGGATACCAGCCGGATGGTTGTCGTCCACCAAGAACGGAAGCCGATCCTGCGCAGCTGCCGTGTTCACGAATCCAGGCGGGAATTAAACGAGGAGCTGTGGGATGATTTCCAGGAACGTCTGCATAAGGAGAATGCACCTGCCGGATATCCGGGCGGGGCCATTATATGTAAGGAGGACCTGCTGAGGCGGGACGGGGATATGATCTCCTATATGTTCAGCTTCATCACTACACAGCATCACGAACAAGAATATATGCCGGAAGGCTACTATCTTGTGTCTTACACCCGGGCTGATTATGAGGATACCGAGAAGATTTATCCGCAGATTTTTGATTACATTGACAAGAATCATTATGTTATTAAAGGAGATGCTTACGAGGAATTCCTGTTGGATGAGATCGTTATGAAGCGTCCTGAGGACTATCTGGTGCGGGTGATGGTGCATATCGAGGAGCCAGCCAAGTCATAA
- a CDS encoding C40 family peptidase: MKKGIVWLLSIVLLLSFGSERASADDSSRLDQEVNEVMGTPYKWGGTKASEGFDCSGFIIYIFGKFNLDLPRTSKSQASAGEYVAKSDLRPGDLVFFETGGNGISHAGIYVGDNKFAHSSSNKGVTITSLSSGYYKERYVTARRTISESTYQKITGN, encoded by the coding sequence TTGAAAAAAGGAATCGTGTGGCTACTGAGTATTGTACTATTGCTATCGTTTGGATCTGAAAGAGCATCTGCGGATGACAGCTCCAGGCTTGACCAAGAGGTTAATGAGGTTATGGGAACTCCATATAAATGGGGGGGCACCAAGGCATCTGAAGGGTTTGACTGTTCCGGATTTATAATATACATATTTGGCAAGTTCAACTTAGATCTTCCGAGAACATCCAAGTCGCAGGCAAGTGCAGGCGAATATGTAGCCAAGTCCGATTTACGTCCTGGAGATCTTGTCTTTTTCGAAACCGGGGGCAACGGCATCTCGCATGCAGGCATCTATGTGGGCGACAACAAATTTGCACATTCCTCAAGCAATAAGGGCGTTACGATCACCAGCTTGTCATCAGGTTACTATAAAGAACGTTATGTTACCGCCAGAAGAACCATTTCTGAGAGCACGTATCAGAAGATAACTGGCAATTAA
- a CDS encoding sugar-binding domain-containing protein, producing MTGTATKAGTKFYTPNYPRPQFVRSQWLDLNGEWDFSFDDDHVGVAARWMDHFPATHTINVPFTYETAASGIGEETFHPRIWYRKQLVLSREAEGKRTVLHFEGVDYKAVCWVNGGFAGEHEGAYARFSFDITDLLGQDGVNEIVLLVTDSDSCLQPRGKQRWAGRNHDSFYMQTTGIWKSVWLEHVHATRLGTVKMTPDIDRQMIRLDYRMHGLTEAQELRLETEITFQGQRINKLSLSVDRAWMTVEVSMMGGINGPWLQNLWSPGNPNLFDVEFVLYAGEQEIDRVGSYVGMRSISIKDGQILLNNIPLYQRLILDQGYWTDSHLTPPSEEALIQDIEAIMEMGYNGLRKHMKVEDARFLYWCDVKGLLVWSEMAAAYEYNDEALERFTKEWLEVVQQQYNHPCIITWVPFNESWGVQNILHEVRQQTFTEGIYHLTKSIDPYRPVITNDGWEHTVSDILTLHDYVERGEALYATYKDKDSITGSGGTYNEWKFAFAEGYSYKGQPVIISEYGGIAFQSEHGWGYGHQVDSEEAFLERFGSLTRAIQAIPFISGYCYTQVTDVQDEVNGLMTAQRDPKVPLARIREINLRLGM from the coding sequence ATGACTGGAACAGCGACGAAAGCAGGTACGAAATTCTATACCCCTAACTACCCGAGACCCCAATTTGTCCGCAGCCAGTGGCTGGATCTGAACGGAGAGTGGGACTTCAGCTTCGACGATGATCATGTTGGCGTTGCGGCGCGCTGGATGGACCATTTTCCGGCGACACACACCATTAATGTTCCATTCACCTACGAGACAGCGGCCAGCGGCATTGGTGAGGAGACCTTCCACCCACGGATCTGGTACCGCAAACAACTCGTCCTGTCACGGGAAGCGGAAGGGAAACGGACTGTGCTGCATTTCGAAGGCGTAGATTATAAAGCGGTCTGCTGGGTGAACGGCGGCTTCGCAGGGGAGCATGAGGGGGCGTATGCCCGGTTCTCCTTCGATATTACCGATCTGCTCGGGCAGGATGGCGTGAACGAAATTGTGCTGCTGGTGACCGACAGCGATAGCTGTCTACAGCCCCGGGGCAAGCAGCGCTGGGCGGGCCGGAACCACGATTCTTTCTATATGCAGACGACAGGCATCTGGAAAAGTGTCTGGCTGGAGCATGTCCACGCTACCCGGCTGGGGACGGTGAAAATGACGCCCGACATCGATCGCCAAATGATCCGGCTGGATTACCGCATGCATGGCCTGACAGAAGCTCAGGAGCTTAGGCTGGAGACCGAAATTACGTTTCAAGGCCAACGAATAAATAAGCTTAGCCTGTCGGTGGACAGAGCATGGATGACCGTGGAAGTCAGCATGATGGGCGGCATTAACGGGCCTTGGCTGCAGAACCTGTGGTCACCGGGGAATCCGAACCTTTTTGACGTAGAGTTCGTGCTGTATGCGGGGGAACAGGAGATTGACCGGGTCGGCTCGTATGTCGGAATGCGCAGCATCTCGATCAAGGACGGCCAGATCCTGCTGAATAATATCCCCCTGTACCAAAGACTGATCCTGGACCAGGGCTACTGGACCGATAGCCATCTGACCCCGCCGTCGGAAGAAGCGCTGATTCAAGATATTGAAGCGATTATGGAGATGGGCTACAACGGTCTGCGCAAGCATATGAAGGTGGAGGACGCCCGGTTCCTGTACTGGTGCGATGTCAAAGGCCTATTGGTCTGGTCAGAGATGGCAGCCGCCTATGAATATAACGACGAGGCTCTGGAGCGGTTCACCAAGGAATGGCTGGAGGTCGTGCAGCAGCAGTATAATCATCCGTGTATCATCACCTGGGTGCCTTTTAACGAATCCTGGGGGGTGCAGAATATTCTTCACGAAGTCCGGCAGCAGACATTCACGGAGGGGATCTATCACTTGACCAAATCTATCGATCCCTATCGTCCGGTGATTACGAATGACGGCTGGGAGCATACGGTGTCCGACATTCTGACGCTGCATGATTATGTAGAGCGGGGAGAGGCGCTATATGCAACATACAAGGATAAAGACTCTATTACAGGCAGCGGCGGCACGTATAACGAATGGAAGTTTGCTTTTGCAGAAGGTTACAGCTATAAGGGGCAGCCGGTCATCATCAGCGAGTATGGGGGGATTGCCTTCCAGAGTGAGCACGGCTGGGGTTATGGGCATCAGGTGGATAGCGAGGAAGCTTTTCTGGAGCGGTTCGGCAGTTTGACCCGTGCGATTCAGGCCATTCCGTTCATCTCCGGGTACTGTTATACACAGGTTACGGACGTTCAGGATGAGGTCAACGGCTTAATGACTGCACAGCGCGATCCGAAGGTGCCGCTTGCACGGATTAGGGAGATTAACCTGCGCCTGGGGATGTAA
- a CDS encoding AraC family transcriptional regulator encodes MFTLKRCGSNVIHPEGITIDRPEGSGDYVFVFFRSRMELRLQTRSVYAEPNTYIIYNRDSHYYYKDAELPLVHDWFHFELEGADAWFDRLKLPLDTLMKAHDPLYITRKVNELHWENLQNGSFRHEIIDSIVRCLFMKLSDMRHHVEASQPVSKYYDAFLNLRNEVLSSPSTWYSVEQLAERMNMSPSYFQQIYKQIFGIPAVSDIILNRVGHASYLLKNTTYTVCQISASCGYENDVHFMRQFKKFTGQTPSEYRGKG; translated from the coding sequence ATGTTCACCCTGAAGCGGTGCGGTTCGAATGTAATTCATCCAGAGGGCATAACGATTGACCGCCCGGAGGGCTCCGGCGATTACGTCTTTGTATTCTTTCGGAGCAGGATGGAGCTGAGGCTTCAGACGCGGAGCGTGTATGCTGAACCGAATACTTACATCATCTATAACAGAGACAGCCACTATTACTACAAGGATGCCGAGCTGCCGCTGGTGCATGACTGGTTCCATTTTGAGCTGGAGGGGGCAGATGCTTGGTTTGACCGCTTGAAGCTGCCGCTGGATACCTTAATGAAGGCCCATGACCCGCTCTATATCACCAGAAAAGTAAATGAGCTGCACTGGGAGAATCTGCAGAACGGCAGCTTCCGCCATGAGATTATCGACTCCATTGTTCGTTGCCTGTTCATGAAGCTTAGCGATATGCGGCATCACGTAGAGGCCAGCCAGCCGGTCAGCAAATACTATGACGCGTTCCTGAATCTGAGAAATGAAGTGCTCAGCTCCCCCTCCACCTGGTATTCTGTCGAACAACTGGCGGAGCGGATGAACATGAGCCCGTCCTATTTTCAGCAGATCTATAAGCAGATCTTCGGCATTCCGGCCGTCAGCGACATCATCCTTAATCGTGTGGGCCATGCCTCCTATTTACTGAAGAACACCACCTATACCGTCTGCCAGATCTCTGCGAGTTGCGGTTATGAGAACGATGTCCATTTCATGCGGCAGTTCAAGAAGTTCACCGGCCAAACGCCGAGTGAATATCGAGGGAAGGGCTGA